In Aequorivita sp. H23M31, a single window of DNA contains:
- a CDS encoding response regulator transcription factor, translating into METENKKILLVEDDPNFGTVLKDYLAMNDYNVTHAKNGMEGFEKFKKDDFDLCILDVMMPYKDGFTLAKEIREKNEDIPIIFLTAKAMKEDVLKGYKVGADDYLNKPFDSEVLLMKIKAIIQRKATDSIADSKQFEFEIGNFFLNSKLRFLTYKKEDPIKLSPKENELLRLLALHKNDLMARELALTKIWRDDNYFTSRSMDVYIAKLRKYLSKDDGVEIVNIHGEGFRLVVKDEVDN; encoded by the coding sequence ATGGAAACTGAAAACAAAAAAATCCTTCTTGTAGAAGATGACCCAAACTTTGGAACAGTCCTGAAAGACTATCTTGCTATGAATGATTACAACGTCACTCATGCTAAAAATGGAATGGAAGGTTTTGAGAAATTCAAAAAAGATGATTTTGATCTTTGTATTTTGGATGTAATGATGCCTTATAAAGACGGTTTTACCTTGGCAAAGGAAATTCGAGAAAAAAATGAGGATATTCCCATTATATTCCTTACTGCTAAAGCAATGAAAGAGGATGTGCTTAAAGGTTACAAAGTAGGCGCAGACGACTATCTAAACAAACCTTTTGATAGTGAAGTACTATTAATGAAAATAAAAGCCATTATTCAGCGCAAAGCTACAGACTCAATTGCCGACAGTAAGCAATTTGAATTTGAGATTGGAAATTTCTTCTTGAACTCCAAATTACGGTTCTTAACATATAAGAAAGAAGATCCTATTAAACTTTCTCCAAAAGAAAATGAGCTTCTTCGACTTTTGGCCCTTCATAAAAACGATTTAATGGCCCGCGAATTGGCGCTAACGAAAATATGGAGAGATGATAATTACTTTACTTCCAGAAGTATGGACGTATATATTGCCAAATTGAGAAAATACTTGAGCAAAGATGACGGCGTCGAAATCGTTAACATCCATGGCGAAGGGTTCCGATTGGTAGTTAAGGATGAAGTGGATAACTAA
- the miaA gene encoding tRNA (adenosine(37)-N6)-dimethylallyltransferase MiaA, with translation MTNKPFLICVVGPTAIGKTSMAIAIAQRLNTEIISADSRQFYKEMSIGTAVPVKEELDAVPHHFIQSKSIFEDYSVGNFEKEAIDLINEKFFPENIKTKRLDSLVMIGGSGLYIDAVVSGLDEFPTVPAEIREQLNSEMNSLGIEHLQARLKKEDPIYFSKIDIQNPHRLIRALEIIDFTGKPFSSFLNKKSVFRNFQPLFIGLTADREIVYNRINKRVDQMIDNGLIDEAYQLYNYRDRNALQTVGYRELFDYFDGTIAKEEAISEIKKNTRRFAKRQGTWFRKNEAINWFDYRTDHLEILNFIHKKTSN, from the coding sequence ATGACCAACAAGCCCTTTTTAATCTGTGTGGTTGGGCCTACCGCCATTGGAAAAACATCGATGGCAATTGCCATTGCTCAAAGACTTAATACCGAAATAATCTCTGCAGATTCCAGACAATTTTATAAAGAAATGTCCATCGGGACTGCAGTACCCGTAAAAGAAGAACTTGACGCCGTACCGCATCACTTTATACAGAGCAAAAGTATTTTTGAGGACTATTCTGTAGGCAATTTTGAAAAAGAAGCTATTGATTTAATAAACGAAAAGTTTTTTCCCGAAAACATAAAGACCAAAAGGCTTGATTCTTTAGTTATGATTGGAGGTTCAGGTTTATATATTGACGCCGTTGTTTCCGGCCTGGATGAGTTTCCTACTGTGCCAGCCGAAATAAGAGAACAACTTAATTCAGAAATGAATTCATTGGGTATTGAACATCTTCAGGCTAGATTAAAAAAGGAGGATCCTATTTATTTCTCCAAAATCGACATTCAAAACCCGCACCGACTTATTAGAGCGTTGGAAATTATTGACTTCACTGGAAAACCCTTCTCATCATTTTTAAACAAAAAATCTGTGTTTAGAAATTTTCAACCACTCTTCATCGGACTTACCGCAGACAGGGAAATTGTGTATAACCGCATCAACAAACGAGTTGACCAAATGATTGATAACGGTTTAATAGATGAAGCTTACCAGCTTTATAATTACCGGGATCGAAATGCCCTTCAAACGGTAGGTTATCGGGAACTCTTCGATTATTTTGACGGCACTATTGCAAAGGAAGAAGCCATTTCTGAAATTAAAAAGAACACCCGCCGCTTCGCCAAAAGACAAGGCACTTGGTTTAGAAAAAATGAAGCTATCAACTGGTTTGATTATCGCACAGATCATTTGGAAATTTTAAATTTTATCCACAAAAAAACGTCAAATTAA
- a CDS encoding ion transporter — translation MEPKKIKNWRSRVHEIIYEADTPMGKLFDIVLLILILVSVLIVMLESVTAINSKYHQYFLVIEWVITILFTIEYITRIIVVQKPAKYIFSFYGIIDFLSTIPLYISLIFFGTNYLITIRALRLLRIFRILKIGRFIGEGNQLRKALMESRVKIFIFIFAVIIIAVIFGTLMYLVEGEESGFENIPVSIYWTIVTLTTVGFGDIAPITAVGQFLATLIMILGYGIIAVPTGIVGARYFKNSKEDFVHVNSQSCQNCGVSKHRDDAKYCYNCGENLYPNNSSNQ, via the coding sequence GTGGAACCAAAAAAAATAAAAAACTGGCGGTCCAGAGTTCATGAAATCATTTATGAAGCAGACACCCCAATGGGTAAACTCTTTGATATTGTCCTGCTAATATTGATTTTAGTGAGTGTGCTCATCGTTATGTTGGAAAGTGTGACGGCCATCAATTCAAAATATCACCAGTACTTTCTGGTAATCGAATGGGTAATCACAATCTTATTTACCATAGAATATATTACACGAATAATTGTAGTACAAAAACCAGCAAAATACATATTCAGTTTTTATGGAATCATCGATTTTCTGTCCACAATTCCTTTATATATCTCTTTAATATTCTTTGGCACCAATTACTTAATAACCATACGGGCGCTGAGGCTGTTAAGGATATTCCGAATTTTAAAAATTGGTCGCTTTATTGGGGAGGGAAATCAATTGCGCAAAGCGTTAATGGAAAGCCGGGTGAAGATCTTTATTTTCATTTTTGCCGTTATTATCATTGCTGTAATATTCGGAACCTTAATGTATCTGGTAGAAGGAGAGGAAAGTGGTTTTGAAAATATTCCTGTTAGCATTTATTGGACAATCGTTACCTTAACGACAGTTGGATTTGGAGATATTGCCCCTATTACGGCCGTGGGCCAATTTTTGGCAACCTTGATAATGATCTTGGGTTACGGGATAATTGCAGTTCCAACAGGAATTGTTGGTGCCCGATATTTTAAGAACAGTAAAGAAGATTTTGTTCACGTAAACTCCCAATCCTGCCAAAATTGCGGAGTTAGTAAGCATCGAGATGATGCTAAGTATTGTTATAACTGTGGCGAGAATCTTTATCCAAATAACTCATCAAATCAATGA